The genomic interval CTATATCTTCAAATTTAACCCTGAATTTTATAAGGTCTTCTATGATTGCACTGATATTTGAAATAGGGATTCTTTTTTGCTTAAGGGTATCTCTGTTTCTTATGGTTACTTTATTATCTTCCAGAGAATCATGATCAACGGTTAATGCAAAAGGAACTCCAATTT from Methanobacterium sp. carries:
- a CDS encoding His/Gly/Thr/Pro-type tRNA ligase C-terminal domain-containing protein, which codes for MGVPFALTVDHDSLEDNKVTIRNRDTLKQKRIPISNISAIIEDLIKFRVKFEDIE